The following are encoded in a window of Deltaproteobacteria bacterium genomic DNA:
- a CDS encoding MATE family efflux transporter translates to MTDREFDQRMERAPYATIWNLTWPQVVMMIFHFLIGFVDVWVAGRIGREVQACMGVMSQAMFFFLVVAVALANGSVAAISQSSGAGLPRRIKRFVG, encoded by the coding sequence ATGACCGACCGCGAATTCGACCAGCGCATGGAGCGCGCGCCCTATGCCACCATCTGGAACCTGACATGGCCCCAGGTGGTAATGATGATTTTTCATTTTCTGATCGGCTTCGTGGATGTCTGGGTGGCCGGCCGCATCGGTCGCGAGGTTCAAGCCTGCATGGGCGTGATGAGCCAGGCCATGTTTTTTTTCCTGGTGGTGGCCGTGGCCCTGGCCAACGGCAGCGTGGCGGCCATCAGCCAAAGCTCCGGAGCAGGTCTGCCGCGCCGCATCAAACGCTTCGTGGG